One genomic window of Catenulispora sp. MAP5-51 includes the following:
- a CDS encoding FHA domain-containing protein: MAQQLRTAAGVSAPGRLFAGLDPLEDDAPLGRPLLVDGARLWLDVPGTPATLIGNLALYVVSGPDAGGVHLLTPKDDGYGGELPIRIGRGADADIRVDDPDISRIHAELLVRHEQDYARVYVRDLGSTNGMTLDGAQVGGAPVEMRPGSLLRMGESSIALSVEAGGTPDLPVHPDGNGHVSVGRVGWGRGPVDPPQVRIDLPPRPSDKGRPAQRRIAMEQYERERADADRRIANALTTEARIRREASPDPATLLVSAVRPDARLWERRPGEPDFLRLRLGTGALPSNVTVVGGKAVQPRVPTVPVTVDLAQCGVVGLVGPRPELARLARYALAQVAGAHSPKYVEIVMLAPEPSGDHTASSGEEHWRWTRWLPHLLPEDDQDCARLLGLGPEQARARLGELVERIRLRTGRTPAPGPGVTSTPDSGRAVVVVVDPIRSLTGSAELNEVLDEGPAAGVFTICLADRPGDLPPQTGAMVTLGGEVNSRLRVDTPHAAPVEAAVADMVSVAWADRFARALAPLRDRTDTPTSPEEQTRIDRVSPTSHLPEQVRLLELLGLDLLTPAKLAARWSAQPATPRIALGRMADGPLAAEPAHLLIGGDSRSGVSELVRAVVAGQAATNHPDTLDIALVSAGPGKPLAPCEDLPHVFEYVDASAVGDEALERLVRRLEYELDQREWPPEEESAGYPGGPSGSPSPSGGGHSGALVPSSGAAVRKAPPRILLAVDNLTALAAEHPAFVETLAALAERGRRFGLRIVLGASVIETAGYGAPGNATGERAFLAALSAPVCLAADLRVAMQTSNPEALRMVLGAGAATAAPGGPYLPGRAQAKLPSGAVVPFQAAGIGVPMHSSASPSNRPTVRIQDWHELGDQVRVVRARRDADSGPTDLSLLIGVLKKAVE, encoded by the coding sequence GTGGCGCAGCAGTTGCGCACCGCTGCGGGGGTCAGCGCACCGGGACGGCTGTTCGCCGGGCTGGATCCGCTGGAGGACGACGCGCCGCTGGGCAGGCCCTTATTGGTGGACGGCGCGCGCCTGTGGCTGGACGTGCCGGGCACACCCGCGACGCTGATCGGGAATCTCGCTCTATATGTGGTGTCCGGTCCGGATGCCGGAGGCGTGCATCTTCTCACTCCCAAGGATGATGGATATGGAGGAGAACTCCCGATCCGCATCGGGCGTGGCGCGGATGCGGACATCCGCGTGGACGACCCCGACATCTCCCGCATCCACGCTGAGCTACTGGTGCGCCATGAACAGGATTACGCGCGCGTGTACGTGCGCGACCTCGGCTCCACCAACGGCATGACGCTCGACGGCGCACAGGTCGGCGGCGCTCCGGTGGAGATGCGCCCGGGTTCTCTGTTGCGCATGGGGGAATCCTCTATAGCGCTTTCCGTAGAGGCGGGCGGTACACCGGATCTGCCTGTGCACCCGGACGGCAACGGTCACGTGTCGGTCGGCCGGGTCGGCTGGGGCCGCGGCCCGGTGGATCCGCCGCAGGTGCGCATCGACCTTCCGCCGCGGCCTTCCGACAAGGGACGTCCCGCGCAGCGCCGGATCGCTATGGAGCAGTACGAGAGGGAACGCGCGGACGCGGACCGCCGCATCGCCAACGCGCTCACCACCGAGGCCCGGATCCGGCGCGAAGCGTCCCCGGACCCTGCGACCCTCCTGGTGTCCGCGGTGCGGCCCGACGCGCGCCTGTGGGAGCGCCGTCCCGGGGAGCCGGACTTCCTGCGGCTGCGGCTGGGGACCGGCGCGCTGCCGTCGAACGTGACCGTGGTCGGCGGCAAAGCGGTGCAGCCGCGGGTGCCGACCGTCCCGGTGACCGTGGACCTGGCGCAGTGCGGCGTCGTGGGCCTGGTGGGGCCGCGGCCGGAGCTGGCACGGCTGGCGCGCTATGCGCTGGCGCAGGTCGCCGGCGCGCACAGCCCGAAGTACGTGGAGATCGTGATGCTGGCCCCGGAACCGTCCGGGGACCACACCGCGAGCTCGGGCGAGGAACACTGGCGCTGGACCCGCTGGCTGCCGCACCTGCTCCCGGAGGACGACCAGGACTGCGCGCGGCTGCTGGGCCTGGGTCCGGAGCAGGCGCGGGCCCGGCTCGGGGAGCTGGTCGAGCGGATCCGCCTGCGCACCGGCCGCACGCCCGCCCCGGGTCCCGGGGTGACCTCGACGCCGGACTCCGGCCGCGCGGTCGTGGTGGTCGTCGACCCGATCCGGTCGCTGACCGGGTCCGCGGAGCTGAACGAGGTGCTGGACGAGGGGCCGGCGGCCGGGGTGTTCACGATCTGCCTGGCCGACCGGCCCGGCGACCTGCCGCCGCAGACCGGTGCGATGGTCACACTGGGTGGCGAGGTGAACTCCCGCCTGCGCGTCGACACGCCGCACGCCGCGCCGGTCGAGGCCGCGGTGGCGGACATGGTGTCGGTGGCGTGGGCGGACCGGTTCGCCCGGGCCCTGGCGCCGCTGCGGGACCGCACCGACACTCCGACCTCCCCGGAGGAGCAGACCCGTATCGACCGGGTCTCCCCGACCTCGCACCTGCCGGAGCAGGTGCGGCTGCTGGAGCTGCTCGGCCTGGACCTGCTGACGCCGGCCAAGCTGGCCGCGCGCTGGAGCGCGCAACCGGCGACGCCGCGCATAGCGCTGGGCAGAATGGCCGACGGACCGCTGGCCGCCGAGCCCGCGCACCTGCTGATCGGCGGGGACTCCCGCTCGGGGGTGTCGGAGCTGGTGCGCGCGGTGGTGGCCGGTCAGGCCGCGACCAACCACCCGGACACCCTGGACATCGCGCTGGTCTCGGCCGGCCCCGGCAAGCCGCTGGCGCCCTGCGAGGACCTGCCGCACGTCTTCGAGTACGTCGACGCCTCCGCGGTCGGCGACGAGGCGCTGGAGCGTCTGGTGCGGCGGCTGGAGTACGAACTCGACCAGCGGGAGTGGCCGCCGGAGGAGGAGTCGGCCGGGTACCCCGGCGGGCCGTCCGGATCTCCCTCCCCCTCGGGCGGCGGGCACTCCGGGGCACTGGTCCCTTCCAGCGGCGCGGCGGTGCGCAAGGCGCCGCCGCGGATACTGCTGGCCGTCGACAACCTGACCGCGCTGGCCGCCGAGCACCCGGCGTTCGTGGAGACGCTGGCCGCGCTGGCCGAGCGCGGGCGCCGGTTCGGGCTGCGCATAGTGCTCGGCGCGTCGGTCATCGAGACCGCCGGCTACGGCGCTCCGGGCAACGCCACTGGCGAGCGCGCCTTCCTGGCCGCGCTGAGCGCCCCGGTGTGCCTGGCCGCCGACCTGCGAGTGGCGATGCAGACCTCGAACCCCGAGGCGCTGCGGATGGTACTCGGGGCCGGGGCGGCCACCGCCGCGCCGGGCGGGCCGTACCTGCCGGGGCGGGCTCAGGCGAAGCTGCCCTCGGGCGCCGTGGTGCCGTTCCAGGCCGCCGGGATCGGGGTGCCGATGCATTCCTCGGCGTCGCCGTCGAACCGGCCCACTGTGCGGATCCAGGACTGGCATGAGCTCGGAGACCAGGTGCGGGTCGTGCGGGCCCGGCGGGACGCGGACAGCGGACCCACGGACCTGTCGTTGTTGATCGGTGTGCTGAAGAAGGCTGTGGAGTAG
- a CDS encoding DUF4241 domain-containing protein: MDPTRVEVAYCEGWDAAAHAAFRPLREQTARDRHNAGRRYAALLSIDTEPRALVQVDTGAGYVGVFAFDLAGRRSLKFSYRDLGDHLMLRELKAWRHMEDDEPEFGADLRITFRFWPDEPVRATLDDTRRGQFTSHVKLPGPLHRIPLLEFGRWPVDGWLLGAFEPLEFVTAPDPEQEAEGPFWAPWSAPEGARPAALEALFVAGARIRNGQGDVFEVREPKPVGRLRLGTGRIVTADPATVELQGEQAVAPYTVTLTPGEYPVDTARIRVARHGTDVIAAARVRVSEEPVATWELALRPGQDERLLGASEFFGFVVDSGTAAFMDASAVNSLAAYQDADDVDAAEATIPGDGNSELLTFPSGKGDGSYPVWIGRDAVGSVVCLVADMRLLGRGVEVDASGDGVGSAMESARQVPGIAQLEVHDVAGIEAFSSQGILEFFNDTADAQAEFWARRMGR, from the coding sequence ATGGACCCGACGCGCGTCGAGGTCGCGTACTGCGAGGGCTGGGATGCGGCGGCCCACGCGGCGTTCCGGCCGCTGAGAGAACAGACCGCACGAGACCGGCACAACGCGGGGCGGCGCTATGCGGCGTTACTCAGTATCGACACCGAGCCGCGAGCGCTGGTCCAGGTGGACACCGGCGCCGGGTACGTCGGGGTGTTCGCCTTCGACCTGGCCGGCCGGCGCTCGCTGAAGTTCTCCTACCGGGATCTCGGAGACCATCTGATGCTGCGCGAGCTCAAAGCGTGGCGGCACATGGAAGACGACGAGCCGGAGTTCGGCGCGGACCTGCGGATCACCTTCCGGTTCTGGCCGGACGAGCCGGTGCGCGCGACGTTGGACGACACCCGGCGCGGCCAGTTCACCAGCCATGTGAAGCTTCCGGGGCCGCTGCACCGGATCCCGTTGCTGGAGTTCGGCCGGTGGCCCGTGGACGGGTGGCTGCTGGGCGCGTTCGAGCCGCTGGAGTTCGTCACCGCGCCGGATCCCGAGCAGGAGGCCGAGGGGCCGTTCTGGGCGCCGTGGAGCGCGCCGGAGGGAGCGCGGCCGGCGGCACTGGAGGCGTTGTTCGTCGCCGGGGCACGGATCCGGAACGGACAGGGCGACGTGTTCGAGGTGCGGGAGCCGAAGCCGGTGGGGCGTCTGCGGTTGGGCACCGGGCGGATCGTGACGGCGGATCCGGCAACGGTGGAACTACAGGGGGAACAGGCAGTCGCGCCTTATACGGTGACGCTCACTCCGGGCGAGTATCCGGTGGACACCGCGCGGATACGTGTTGCGAGGCACGGTACGGACGTGATCGCGGCTGCCAGGGTGCGGGTGAGCGAGGAGCCGGTGGCGACGTGGGAGCTGGCGCTGCGGCCGGGGCAGGACGAGCGGTTGCTGGGCGCGTCGGAGTTCTTCGGGTTCGTGGTGGACTCCGGGACGGCCGCGTTCATGGACGCCTCCGCTGTGAATTCCTTGGCGGCTTACCAAGACGCCGACGATGTGGACGCCGCTGAGGCGACGATCCCCGGTGACGGGAACTCGGAGCTGCTGACCTTCCCCAGCGGCAAGGGGGACGGGTCGTACCCGGTGTGGATCGGGCGCGATGCGGTGGGGTCGGTGGTGTGTCTGGTCGCCGATATGCGGTTGCTGGGGCGCGGGGTCGAGGTGGACGCGTCGGGCGACGGAGTCGGAAGCGCTATGGAGAGCGCACGGCAGGTCCCCGGTATCGCACAGCTGGAGGTCCACGACGTGGCGGGGATCGAGGCGTTCTCCTCACAGGGGATCCTGGAGTTCTTCAACGACACCGCGGACGCGCAGGCGGAGTTCTGGGCGCGGCGGATGGGGCGGTAG
- a CDS encoding DedA family protein, which translates to MGALLTWIADTLQKLPGPAALALVFLLPALEASVFLGFLIPGEIAVVIGGFLAFSGKVNLGVALAAAILGAIIGDSVGYEVGKKWGDSLLTRLPARFVKPEHIEQGKQLINRLGGKAVFTGRFAAALRALVPGLCGVSRIPYRKFLFWNALGGIVWATGFTLLGYAAGNAWHKVEHYASVVSWVLLGLVVVGAAALFVVKRRKGAAEPAKGEGRAGRAGRADRADREDRGDDLVDDVKHAIAAVEDAFEDAFDHGVERVGGRQPAADDSPEAAPAP; encoded by the coding sequence ATGGGAGCCCTACTGACCTGGATCGCGGACACGCTGCAGAAACTGCCCGGCCCGGCGGCGCTGGCCCTGGTGTTCCTGCTCCCGGCGCTGGAGGCCTCGGTCTTCCTGGGCTTCCTGATCCCCGGCGAGATCGCCGTGGTGATCGGCGGGTTCCTGGCCTTCAGCGGGAAGGTCAACCTCGGGGTGGCGCTGGCCGCGGCGATCCTCGGCGCGATCATCGGCGACAGCGTGGGCTACGAGGTCGGCAAGAAGTGGGGCGACAGCCTGCTCACCAGGCTTCCGGCCCGGTTCGTCAAGCCTGAGCACATCGAGCAGGGCAAGCAGCTGATCAACCGGCTCGGCGGCAAGGCGGTGTTCACCGGGCGCTTCGCGGCCGCGCTGCGGGCGCTGGTGCCCGGGCTGTGCGGCGTCTCGCGCATCCCATACCGGAAATTCCTGTTCTGGAACGCGCTCGGCGGCATCGTCTGGGCCACCGGGTTCACCCTTCTGGGCTACGCGGCCGGCAACGCCTGGCACAAGGTCGAGCACTACGCCTCGGTGGTCAGCTGGGTGCTGCTGGGCCTGGTCGTGGTCGGCGCCGCGGCGCTGTTCGTGGTGAAGCGGCGCAAAGGAGCGGCTGAGCCGGCCAAAGGAGAAGGCCGAGCAGGCCGAGCAGGCCGAGCAGACCGAGCAGACCGGGAAGACCGAGGAGACGACCTCGTCGACGACGTGAAGCACGCCATCGCCGCCGTCGAGGACGCCTTCGAGGACGCCTTCGACCACGGGGTGGAGCGGGTCGGCGGCCGTCAGCCGGCCGCCGACGACTCCCCCGAGGCCGCGCCCGCGCCCTGA
- a CDS encoding ferritin-like domain-containing protein: MSTHDLYTLPADHETWDVANTGYSRFTWEYDNGRDRLLRLYQKGKDKQWDQVTRIDWDIEVDPDDILGFPHETSPLFGSEIWDKMTPEQHNELGRHQVAWQFSNFLHGEQGAMICSARIVESVPNLDAKFYAATQTMDEARHAEIYSRFLKEKVGLFYPINDQLKALLDDTLSDSRWDMPYLGMQVLIEGLALAAFGVMRDLTDMPLPKQILAYVMQDEARHVAFGRLALRDYYKELTQAERDEREEFVVEGCYLMRDRINGRDVYEHLGLPVERCLELNEHSEYYTAFRNLLFTRIVPTVKDIGLWGPRVQKAYEDMGVLNYAASNVEDLMKADEDLAERLDREKRFAAEEAARAADVDATIAAGEQG; this comes from the coding sequence GTGTCCACACACGACCTCTACACCCTCCCGGCCGACCACGAGACCTGGGACGTCGCGAACACCGGCTACTCCCGCTTCACCTGGGAGTACGACAACGGCCGCGACCGCCTGCTGCGCCTGTACCAGAAGGGCAAGGACAAGCAGTGGGACCAGGTCACCCGCATCGACTGGGACATCGAGGTGGACCCGGACGACATCCTGGGCTTCCCGCACGAGACCTCGCCCCTGTTCGGCTCGGAGATCTGGGACAAGATGACCCCCGAGCAGCACAACGAACTGGGGCGTCACCAAGTCGCCTGGCAGTTCTCGAACTTCCTGCACGGCGAACAGGGCGCCATGATCTGCTCGGCCCGCATCGTGGAGTCGGTCCCGAACCTGGACGCCAAGTTCTACGCGGCCACCCAGACCATGGACGAGGCCCGCCACGCCGAGATCTACAGCCGCTTCCTCAAGGAGAAGGTCGGCCTCTTCTACCCGATCAACGACCAGCTCAAGGCCCTCCTGGACGACACCCTGTCAGACTCCCGCTGGGACATGCCCTACCTGGGCATGCAGGTCCTCATCGAAGGCCTGGCCCTGGCCGCCTTCGGCGTCATGCGCGACCTGACCGACATGCCCCTGCCCAAGCAGATCCTGGCCTACGTGATGCAGGACGAAGCCCGCCACGTCGCCTTCGGCCGCCTCGCCCTCCGCGACTACTACAAGGAACTCACCCAAGCAGAACGCGACGAACGCGAAGAGTTCGTCGTCGAGGGCTGCTACCTGATGCGCGACCGCATCAACGGCCGCGACGTCTACGAGCACCTGGGCCTGCCGGTCGAGCGCTGCCTGGAACTCAACGAGCACTCCGAGTACTACACGGCCTTCCGCAACCTGCTCTTCACCCGCATCGTCCCGACGGTGAAGGACATCGGCCTGTGGGGCCCGCGCGTCCAGAAGGCATACGAGGACATGGGAGTCCTGAACTACGCCGCCTCGAACGTCGAGGACCTGATGAAGGCCGACGAGGACCTCGCCGAGCGCCTCGACCGCGAAAAGCGTTTCGCAGCCGAGGAGGCAGCGCGCGCCGCGGACGTGGACGCGACCATCGCGGCGGGGGAGCAGGGGTAG
- a CDS encoding TetR family transcriptional regulator — protein MGSAREALLDAAYETIVAGDWSTARMADLAARAGVSRQTLYNEFGNRDQLAAALALREAERFRELTGHAARTAPGDVGAATAASVTAALTAARDNPLIKATLTDDTSGLLPYLTTRSEAIMDVFREDSIAIFTERWPELAHRPEALAEVGWISETAFRLVISHLIIATEPVQTTSAHIAEVVRRLMRDLTTNH, from the coding sequence ATGGGTTCCGCTCGCGAAGCACTCCTCGACGCCGCCTACGAGACCATCGTCGCCGGTGACTGGTCCACCGCCCGCATGGCCGACCTCGCGGCGCGCGCCGGCGTCTCGCGCCAGACCCTGTACAACGAGTTCGGCAACCGCGACCAGCTCGCCGCCGCCCTGGCCCTGCGCGAGGCCGAGCGCTTCCGCGAGCTGACCGGCCACGCCGCCCGCACCGCGCCCGGCGACGTGGGCGCGGCCACCGCGGCCTCGGTGACCGCCGCGCTCACCGCGGCCCGGGACAACCCGCTGATCAAGGCCACCCTCACCGACGACACCTCCGGCCTGCTCCCGTACCTGACCACCCGCTCCGAGGCGATCATGGACGTCTTCCGCGAGGACTCCATCGCCATCTTCACCGAGCGCTGGCCGGAACTGGCGCACCGCCCCGAGGCCCTGGCCGAGGTGGGCTGGATCAGCGAGACCGCGTTCCGCCTGGTGATCAGCCATCTGATCATCGCCACCGAGCCCGTGCAGACCACCAGCGCGCACATCGCCGAGGTGGTCCGGCGCCTGATGAGGGACCTCACGACGAACCATTGA
- the hisN gene encoding histidinol-phosphatase, with amino-acid sequence MTAFDDDLRLAHVLADSADAISMGRYKARDLVVEAKPDMTPVSDADKAAEEAIRSALSRARPRDAMLGEEFGETAAGATGRKWIIDPIDGTKNYVRGVPVWATLIGLMEGEEVVAGVVSAPALGRRWWAAKGGGAFTGRSLSSAQRCHVSKVTAIADASLAYSSVTSWEEYGKLEAFLDLSRACWRTRAYGDFWSHMLVAEGACDIAAEPELSLWDMAALAVIVTEAGGMFTSVDGVPGVLGGSAAVSNGLLHEELLYYVGGQQLEG; translated from the coding sequence ATGACCGCCTTCGACGACGACCTTCGGCTGGCCCACGTCCTCGCTGACTCCGCCGACGCCATCTCCATGGGCCGCTACAAGGCCCGGGATCTGGTGGTGGAGGCCAAGCCCGACATGACCCCGGTCTCCGATGCCGACAAGGCGGCCGAGGAGGCGATCCGCTCCGCGCTGTCCCGCGCGCGTCCGCGCGACGCGATGCTCGGCGAGGAGTTCGGCGAGACCGCGGCCGGCGCGACCGGCCGCAAATGGATCATCGACCCGATCGACGGCACCAAGAACTACGTGCGCGGGGTCCCGGTCTGGGCCACGCTCATCGGCCTGATGGAGGGCGAGGAGGTGGTGGCCGGCGTGGTTTCGGCCCCGGCTCTGGGCCGGCGCTGGTGGGCGGCCAAGGGGGGCGGGGCGTTCACCGGCCGCTCGCTGTCCTCGGCGCAGCGCTGCCACGTCTCCAAGGTGACGGCCATAGCCGACGCCTCGCTGGCGTACAGCTCTGTGACGTCCTGGGAGGAGTACGGGAAGCTGGAGGCCTTCCTGGACCTGTCCCGCGCCTGCTGGCGGACCCGCGCCTACGGCGACTTCTGGTCGCACATGCTGGTCGCCGAGGGCGCCTGCGACATCGCGGCCGAGCCGGAGCTGTCGCTGTGGGACATGGCGGCGCTGGCGGTGATCGTCACCGAGGCCGGCGGCATGTTCACCTCGGTGGACGGCGTGCCCGGGGTGCTCGGCGGCTCCGCGGCGGTCTCCAACGGCCTACTGCACGAGGAATTGCTTTATTACGTGGGCGGCCAGCAGCTGGAGGGGTGA
- a CDS encoding cyclic nucleotide-binding/CBS domain-containing protein translates to MSIPSTRHAAHVVDAMSTEILMIGPRHTLRQAAQRMTQRGVGSAVVHNPETSGIGIITERDILHALGGGRDADTECVEGHLTSDVVFATPRWTLEQAAEAMTRGGFRHLIVVDGDEVVGMISVRDIVRAWTRVPSHA, encoded by the coding sequence ATGTCCATCCCCAGCACACGCCACGCCGCCCACGTCGTCGACGCCATGTCCACCGAGATACTCATGATCGGCCCCCGCCACACACTGCGCCAGGCGGCGCAGCGGATGACCCAGCGCGGGGTCGGCAGCGCCGTGGTGCACAACCCCGAGACCTCCGGCATCGGCATCATCACCGAGCGGGACATCCTGCACGCCCTCGGCGGCGGCCGGGACGCCGACACCGAGTGCGTGGAGGGGCACCTGACCTCGGACGTCGTCTTCGCCACCCCGCGCTGGACATTGGAGCAGGCCGCCGAGGCCATGACCCGGGGCGGGTTCCGGCACCTGATCGTGGTGGACGGGGACGAGGTGGTCGGGATGATCTCGGTGCGCGACATAGTCCGCGCGTGGACCCGGGTGCCGTCGCACGCGTGA
- a CDS encoding maleylpyruvate isomerase family mycothiol-dependent enzyme: protein MMSETANPHLVHTERFTAEAERVATLLESLGTDDWGRPAPSCPGWNVRKVARHIGTAHRWAAAIVRSPGQEAVNPRSLDLGFPESYAGYGDWVRAGAAELAYAVREAGPDKPVWSWGPDQHARFWARRMLHETAMHRGDMLLALGQTPQFDPAVAADGIDEFLTVLPAAAAFAPKIRALTGDGETLHLHATDGDPAAVGEERAEWLITLEPHGFRWRRAHAKGAAAVRGPVGELYLFVWGRRAPGAKEIEALGDHTLLDHWVRNASF, encoded by the coding sequence ATGATGAGCGAGACGGCCAACCCGCACCTCGTCCACACGGAACGATTCACTGCTGAGGCCGAGCGCGTGGCGACGCTGCTCGAGTCCCTCGGCACCGACGACTGGGGCCGTCCGGCCCCCTCCTGCCCGGGCTGGAACGTGCGCAAGGTCGCGCGGCACATCGGCACGGCGCACCGCTGGGCCGCGGCCATCGTGCGCTCGCCGGGCCAGGAAGCCGTGAACCCGCGCAGCCTGGACCTGGGCTTCCCGGAGTCCTACGCGGGCTACGGCGACTGGGTCCGCGCGGGCGCGGCGGAGCTGGCGTACGCCGTCCGCGAGGCCGGCCCGGACAAGCCGGTGTGGTCCTGGGGGCCGGACCAGCACGCCCGGTTCTGGGCGCGGCGGATGCTGCACGAGACCGCCATGCACCGCGGCGACATGCTCCTGGCCCTCGGCCAGACGCCGCAGTTCGACCCGGCGGTGGCGGCCGACGGCATCGACGAGTTCCTGACCGTGCTGCCCGCCGCGGCCGCGTTCGCCCCGAAGATCAGAGCCCTGACCGGCGACGGCGAGACCCTGCACCTGCACGCCACCGACGGCGACCCCGCGGCGGTCGGCGAGGAGCGCGCGGAGTGGCTGATCACCCTGGAGCCGCACGGCTTCCGCTGGCGCCGGGCGCACGCCAAGGGCGCCGCGGCCGTCCGCGGACCGGTCGGCGAGCTGTACCTGTTCGTCTGGGGACGGCGCGCGCCGGGGGCCAAGGAGATCGAGGCCCTGGGCGACCACACCCTGTTGGACCACTGGGTGAGGAACGCCTCGTTCTGA
- a CDS encoding DUF2231 domain-containing protein, whose product MTYKIFDLPTHILVIHLVVVGIPVAALATIAMGVRPQWRSGRVGLAIVVVDALAVVGTYIARISGEQFFNHNPGFKTLKQIVDHKNLGMTLIWYVVGLLVAAILLVLAEKYERPPLTTVFAIVAIVVAAAAVVQTVRVGDAGARATWSGYK is encoded by the coding sequence GTGACCTACAAGATCTTCGACCTGCCCACCCACATCCTCGTGATCCATCTCGTGGTCGTGGGCATCCCGGTGGCCGCGCTGGCCACGATCGCCATGGGCGTGCGGCCCCAGTGGCGCTCAGGGAGGGTCGGGCTGGCGATCGTCGTGGTCGACGCGCTGGCGGTCGTCGGGACCTACATAGCGCGGATCAGCGGCGAGCAGTTCTTCAACCACAACCCTGGCTTCAAGACGCTGAAGCAGATCGTGGACCACAAGAACCTCGGCATGACGCTGATCTGGTACGTCGTCGGCCTGCTGGTCGCCGCCATCCTGCTGGTGCTGGCCGAGAAGTACGAGCGGCCGCCGCTGACGACCGTGTTCGCGATAGTCGCGATCGTCGTCGCGGCCGCGGCGGTGGTGCAGACGGTGCGGGTCGGGGATGCCGGGGCGCGGGCCACTTGGTCGGGGTACAAATAG